Part of the Legionella cardiaca genome, TTTATTATTTAATTAAAGTTGGGCTAATTCGGGGTTTGGAAATTCTACTTTGTTTTGTCTCAGTGGATATCCTCAAAACTGGTTAGCGCTTTTTCTTGAGGTATATAGTCATGGCAGGACACAGTAAATGGGCTAACATTCGTTTTCGTAAAGGAGCCCAAGATGCTAAACGCGGCAAAATTTTTACTAAACTTATTCGTGAAATTACTGTAGCAGCAAGAACAGGAGGGGGCGATGAATCTACAAACCCCAGATTGCGGGATGCTGTTAGTAAAGCGCTTAAAGCGAATATGAAGCGAGATACCATTGATAATGCCGTTAAGCGAGGTGCAGGGGGGTTAGACGGCGCTAATATGATTGAGATGCGCTACGAAGGCTATGGTCCAGGTGGCGTTGCTATTTTGGTTGATTGTTTATCCGATAATAAAAATCGTACTGTTTCAGAGGTAAGGCATGCTTTTACTAAGCATGGTGGAAATTTGGGCACTGATGGTTCCGTATCTTATTTATTCAATAAACAAGGTGAAATTTTGCTGGTCGCCGGACAACCTGAAGAGCGGGCAATGGAAGTAGCTATTGAAGCCGGTGCAGAAGACGTTGTTACTGAAGATAATCAGATGGAAGTTATTACTGCCGCGGATAACTATCATGCTGTTCTTTCTGCTCTTCAGGAAGCTGGCTATGAAGTGGAACAATCTCATTTAACGATGCGCGCACAAACAACGGTTTCTCTGGATAAAGATTCTGCCGAATCACTAATGAAATTAATTGATATGCTTGAAGATTTGGATGATGTACAGGAAGTTCATAGTAATGCGGAACTTCCTGATGTTCTATTTGAAACTGCTTAATGAGCATTATTCTGGGAATTGATCCTGGCTCTCGTATTACAGGCTACGGGATAATTCAGGAGGAAAGACGTAAAATTCGCTACATCGACAGTGGTTGTATCAGAACTTCTGAAGGTGAATTAAGTCACCGACTTTTGCAGATTTTTGATGGGATTTGTCAGCTGATGGATGATTATCATCCTGATGAAGTCGCTATAGAGCAGGTGTTTTTGCATCAAAACCCAAGTTCTGCTCTTAAGTTAGGCCACGCTCGAGGTGTGGCTATGGTCGCTGCTGCTTCCCATCGTGTCAAAGTTAGTGAGTATTCTGCTCGAGAAGTTAAGCAATCAGTGGTTGGTTATGGGGCTGCCCAAAAAGAACAAGTAAAACATATGGTGGTTAAGTTATTGATGCTTAATAGTGCGCCGCAAAATGATGCTGCAGATGCATTGGCAATTGCAATTTGCCATAGCCATATGCGTCATAACTTATCCCTTATCCAGCAGTCAACAAATTCTAGGAGACGCGCGCGATGATTGGTTGGTTAAACGGACAAATTATGGATAAAAATCAGCCTGGTAAATTAGTGTTGGATGTCAATGGGGTTGGTTATGATGTTGAGACATCGCTTCATACTTTTTTTCAACTCGAGACGCAGCCTGGTTCAATCGGTTTACACATTCATACAATCGTTCGTGAGGATGCTTTATTATTATTTGGCTTTTTGGATAAGCAAGAGCGCGCTTTGTTTAGAGCCTTAATCAAGGTAAATGGGGTGGGTCCTAAAGTAGCAATGGCAATTCTATCAAGCATTACCCCTACGGAATTTATTCAATGTATTGAAGACGAAAATGCTCAGTTGTTAACAAAATTGCCAGGTATTGGTAAAAAAACTGCTGAACGCTTGTTAGTGGAAATGAGAGATAGTATTAAGCAATTTACGAATTCTTATGAACAGCAAACCCAGAAATTATTGCATAGTAGGAATGATCAAGAAGAAGCAATTAGTGCTTTAGAAGCCTTGGGTTATAAACAGCAAGAGGCCGCAAAAGTGATCAAAAAAATTGATGATGGTAGTAAAACCTGTGAGCAACTGATCCGCCAGGCACTACAGTTATTATCCAGTCGGTAATGACGTTTGGAAGACAATGGGGCTCGCTAGTTTGCCTTCGTTGGAAAGTAAGCTCGAACAATAAGTCCAGTTCCTTCGGTTGGTGAGGCAAGTTCTACGCGACCTCCATGAAGATCGGTAATTTGTCGAACAATGGCTAATCCCAAACCACTACCTGGACTTTTATTTCCTAGTACACGGAAGAAGCGTTCAAACACGCGATCTTGAAGTTCACTGGGAATTCCAGGACCATTGTCGCGTACTTCCAGGATTAACTCTTGATTTTGCGCATAAATACGTACCGAGACTTTGCCATTCTCTTTACAATAGCGAATTGCATTATCCACAAGATTGCGAATTAAAATACCCAGCGCGGTGGGATTGCCTGCAAAACGGGGTAAGTGCTCATCATGTTCAAAATCCAGTTCAATTTGTTTTTCCACGGCACTCGGCGCTAACATCGCTAAGACTTCGCGAGCTATCTTCACAAGGTTTACTTCATCGATATCATTAATACTTGCTGCTTCAGGGACAAGTTTACTCATTGTCAGCAACTGCTGCACGATATGAGTACTGCGATTAACACTGGCTATTAATTTTTGCAGAGCTTGGTTTTTCTCATCAATATTATTTGTATTTAATGCCACTTGTGCTTGTGCTTTCAATGCGGCGAGTGGCGTACGCAATTCATGAGCCGCATCCGCGGCAAAGCGTTTCTCCCGTTCAAACCCTTCTTTAAGTCGATAAAATAATTTGTTTAACTCATCAATAACGGGCTTAATTTCTTCGGGTACTTCTTGCAAATCAACGGGCTCCAAATGGGTAGGGGCACGGTTCGCAACTTCCTGAGCAACTCTATCAAGACTATCCAGACCTCTACCAATGATTATCCAGATTAATAATCCAGATAAAGGAAACGTTAATAACATGATATAGAGATCATCTTGGGCAATGCGATGGCCTAGTTCATTACGAGTATCATAGCGTTCGGCTAAAACGGTTCGTACACCCGCTTGTTCATTATAAGTAGTAAAAACACGCCATTTTTGATTTGCCACCATCTTGTCACTAAAACCATCTATTTCAGAGGTGAGAGGGATTTTAGGAGCAGTGGGCGAATGTAATAAGAGCTTACCTCCATTTGTCCATACTTGAAAATTAAATTTATCCAAATAACTTTTGGGAGGGAGATCATTTAAAAAACGACGTTGATAATAGTTGTCAATTTTTTGAGGAATAATTTCAAGCGCATCTTGAATTTTTCCAAGGGGACGTTGATGAAGATCATCCCCTAGTAAAGCTTGATAGGATAAGGCAGAAATAGCCATTAATGTATCAAGATGCTCTTGAATATCTTTTTGATCTAAGTAGTAATTACCTATGGCAGTTAATGTCGTTGTAATTGTTATTGCTAATAATAAGTTAATTAGCAAAAACTTGCGTATGGAGGATTTCACAATACTTAATTACTCTCATTCTTTTCTGCCATATATCCGACACCACGAATAGTGCGAATAAAATTGGCATTGAGTTTTTTGCGTAAGTTGTGAATGTGAACTTCCAGGGCATTAGAATCCACATCCTCATCCCAACCATAGATACTTTGCATTAATTGCTCTCGCGATAAAACTTGGCCGCTGTTTTCCAGCAATTTTTGCAACAATGCAAATTCACGTCGCGGAACATTGACCATTACATCGTCAACGTAGACAGAATGCGCCGCAGGATC contains:
- the ruvC gene encoding crossover junction endodeoxyribonuclease RuvC, encoding MSIILGIDPGSRITGYGIIQEERRKIRYIDSGCIRTSEGELSHRLLQIFDGICQLMDDYHPDEVAIEQVFLHQNPSSALKLGHARGVAMVAAASHRVKVSEYSAREVKQSVVGYGAAQKEQVKHMVVKLLMLNSAPQNDAADALAIAICHSHMRHNLSLIQQSTNSRRRAR
- a CDS encoding YebC/PmpR family DNA-binding transcriptional regulator — encoded protein: MAGHSKWANIRFRKGAQDAKRGKIFTKLIREITVAARTGGGDESTNPRLRDAVSKALKANMKRDTIDNAVKRGAGGLDGANMIEMRYEGYGPGGVAILVDCLSDNKNRTVSEVRHAFTKHGGNLGTDGSVSYLFNKQGEILLVAGQPEERAMEVAIEAGAEDVVTEDNQMEVITAADNYHAVLSALQEAGYEVEQSHLTMRAQTTVSLDKDSAESLMKLIDMLEDLDDVQEVHSNAELPDVLFETA
- the ruvA gene encoding Holliday junction branch migration protein RuvA, translating into MIGWLNGQIMDKNQPGKLVLDVNGVGYDVETSLHTFFQLETQPGSIGLHIHTIVREDALLLFGFLDKQERALFRALIKVNGVGPKVAMAILSSITPTEFIQCIEDENAQLLTKLPGIGKKTAERLLVEMRDSIKQFTNSYEQQTQKLLHSRNDQEEAISALEALGYKQQEAAKVIKKIDDGSKTCEQLIRQALQLLSSR
- a CDS encoding ATP-binding protein, producing the protein MKSSIRKFLLINLLLAITITTTLTAIGNYYLDQKDIQEHLDTLMAISALSYQALLGDDLHQRPLGKIQDALEIIPQKIDNYYQRRFLNDLPPKSYLDKFNFQVWTNGGKLLLHSPTAPKIPLTSEIDGFSDKMVANQKWRVFTTYNEQAGVRTVLAERYDTRNELGHRIAQDDLYIMLLTFPLSGLLIWIIIGRGLDSLDRVAQEVANRAPTHLEPVDLQEVPEEIKPVIDELNKLFYRLKEGFEREKRFAADAAHELRTPLAALKAQAQVALNTNNIDEKNQALQKLIASVNRSTHIVQQLLTMSKLVPEAASINDIDEVNLVKIAREVLAMLAPSAVEKQIELDFEHDEHLPRFAGNPTALGILIRNLVDNAIRYCKENGKVSVRIYAQNQELILEVRDNGPGIPSELQDRVFERFFRVLGNKSPGSGLGLAIVRQITDLHGGRVELASPTEGTGLIVRAYFPTKAN